The following coding sequences are from one Triticum aestivum cultivar Chinese Spring chromosome 5A, IWGSC CS RefSeq v2.1, whole genome shotgun sequence window:
- the LOC123104578 gene encoding E3 ubiquitin ligase BIG BROTHER-related, with amino-acid sequence MEDSKGSDGGGGERPGADHNPSPDQPPPVAAPGGGDDAAAAAAAAAALAEDDARRPFTALSQVDADLALARVLQEQERAYMMLRMNGVGGGGGEGSDYGSSEAGSYEYDEDAEEDYEEELENHLRVHHHEHPGGGEGDGDDDLEADGEGEGEGQDEGSEESEYEEEGFDEDEEVEDVELDPAEYEDDEAYARALQDAEEREVAARLMALAGISEWRAVEHVEDHINDAQDSWQEVDPDEYSYEELVALGDVVGTESRGLSADTLASLPSVTYKTKDMQDGNTEQCVICRVEFEEGESLVALPCNHSYHPDCINQWLQINKVCPMCSAEVSTSANKQA; translated from the exons ATGGAGGATTCCAAggggagcgacggcggcggcggcgagaggcccGGCGCCGACCACAACCCTAGCCCGGATCAGCCCCCGCCGGTCGCCGCTCCCGGAGGAGGGGACGATGccgctgcggctgctgctgctgcggcggccTTGGCCGAGGACGATGCGCGGCGCCCGTTCACGGCCCTCAGCCAGGTCGACGCCGACCTCGCCCTGGCGCGCGTCCTCCAGGAGCAG GAACGGGCGTATATGATGCTCCGGATGaacggagtcggcggcggcggcggcgagggcagcgACTACGGGAGCTCGGAGGCCGGGAGCTACGAGTACGACGAGGATGCCGAGGAGgactacgaggaggagctcgagaACCACCTCCGCGTCCACCACCACGAGCACCCAGGCGGCGGCGAGGGTGATGGGGACGATGATCTCGAGGCTgatggcgagggcgagggcgagggccaGGACGAAGGCTCTGAGGAGAGCGAGTACGAGGAGGAGGGGTTcgatgaggatgaggaggtggaggatgtgGAGCTAGACCCTGCAGAGTACGAGGACGACGAGGCTTATGCGCGGGCGCTTCAGGACGCTGAGGAGCGTGAGGTTGCCGCGCGGCTTATGGCTCTCGCTGGGATCAGCGAGT GGCGGGCGGTGGAGCATGTCGAGGATCACATAAACGACGCGCAG GATTCATGGCAAGAGGTTGATCCAGACGAGTACTCTTATGAG GAATTAGTTGCTTTGGGTGACGTAGTTGGTACAGAAAGTAGAGGTCTCTCTGCTGATACACTTGCTTCCTTACCTTCAGTAACTTACAAGACAAAAGATATGCAAGATGGCAACACAGAACA ATGTGTAATTTGTCGTGTGGAATTTGAGGAAGGTGAATCTTTGGTTGCACTTCCCTGCAATCATTCATACCATCCTGACTGCATTAATCAGTGGCTTCAAATAAATAAG GTATGCCCTATGTGTAGCGCAGAAGTTTCTACCTCAGCAAACAAGCAGGCATGA